A DNA window from Streptomyces canus contains the following coding sequences:
- a CDS encoding GNAT family N-acetyltransferase, translated as MSTHAYVVRVAEDPADREACFTVRKEVFVGEQGVPEDIEYDAYDAVAVHVLAVREDGVPLGTGRLLYGAAAAGKTGGDMTVGSLGRLAVTQASRGLGVGAALVRAVEDAARARGLVAVDLHAQTHALGFYERLGYVAYGPEFPDAGIPHRAMRRVL; from the coding sequence GTGAGCACGCACGCGTACGTGGTGCGGGTCGCCGAGGACCCCGCCGACCGTGAGGCCTGCTTCACGGTGCGCAAGGAGGTCTTCGTCGGCGAGCAGGGCGTGCCGGAGGACATCGAGTACGACGCCTACGACGCCGTAGCGGTGCATGTGCTGGCCGTGCGGGAGGACGGGGTGCCGCTCGGGACCGGGCGGCTGCTGTACGGCGCGGCGGCAGCCGGGAAGACCGGCGGTGACATGACGGTGGGGTCGCTTGGGCGGCTCGCCGTGACACAGGCGTCGCGCGGACTCGGCGTGGGGGCGGCTCTTGTGCGGGCCGTCGAGGACGCGGCACGCGCGCGTGGGCTCGTGGCCGTGGATCTGCATGCGCAGACGCATGCGCTGGGGTTTTACGAGCGGCTCGGGTACGTGGCGTACGGGCCGGAATTTCCGGACGCGGGGATACCGCATCGGGCCATGCGGCGAGTTCTCTGA
- the ileS gene encoding isoleucine--tRNA ligase, which produces MTTPTYRQVPAQVDLPALEHAVLDFWHEQKIFAKSLEQSEGRPEWVFYEGPPTANGMPGAHHIEARVFKDVFPRFRTMRGYHVARKAGWDCHGLPVELAVEKELGFTGKKDIEAYGIAEFNAKCRESVTRHTDAFEALTTRMGYWTDLHDPYRTMDPEYIESVWWSLKEIFNKGLLVQDYRVAPWCPRDETGLSDHELAQGYETIVDPSVYVRFPLTSGPLAGQAALLVWTTTPWTLVSNTAVAAHPEVTYVVATNGEEKLVVAEPLVAKALGEGWETTGQTFTGAEMERWTYQRPFELVEFPEPAHYVVNAEYVTTEDGTGLVHQSPAFGEDDLKVCRAYGLPVVNPVRRDGTFEEDVPLVGGVFFKKADEKLTEDLQQRGLLFRHVPYEHSYPHCWRCHTALLYYAQPSWYIRTTAAKDRLLQENENTNWFPETVKHGRYGDWLNNNIDWALSRNRYWGTPLPIWRCEDDHLTVVGSRAELTQLTGTDHSGLDPHRPFIDEVTFACPQCQKTATRVPEVIDAWYDSGSMPFAQWGYPYKNKELFESRYPAQFISEAIDQTRGWFYTLMAVGTLVFDQSSYENVVCLGHILAEDGRKMSKHLGNTLEPIPLMDRHGADAVRWFMAAGGSPWAARRVGHGTIQEVVRKTLLTYWNTVAFQALYARTSNWAPSEADPAPADRPVLDRWLLSELHALTDQVTQSLESYDTQRAGKLLSAFVDDLSNWYVRRSRRRFWQGDKAALRTLHEVVETVTKLMAPLTPFITERVWQDLVVPVTPGVPESVHLASWPEADLSAIDPELSKQMVLVRRLVELGRATRAESGVKTRQPLSRALIAATGFGSLDRELHAQITEELNVSALASLSEVGGSLVDTTAKANFRALGKRFGKRVQDVAKAVANADAAALSLALREGTASVEVDGETITLAPDEVIITETPREGWSVASDSGATVALDLEITEELRQAGLARDAIRLIQEARKNSGLDVADRIALRWTATDPAVIAALSEHTSLIADEVLATDFAQGEADDTYGTPFTDEGLSLTFRLRKA; this is translated from the coding sequence ATGACAACGCCGACGTACCGCCAGGTGCCCGCCCAGGTCGACCTGCCCGCGCTCGAGCACGCGGTGCTCGACTTCTGGCACGAGCAGAAGATCTTCGCCAAGAGCCTGGAGCAGTCCGAGGGCCGCCCCGAGTGGGTGTTCTACGAGGGCCCACCCACCGCCAACGGCATGCCCGGCGCCCACCACATCGAGGCGCGCGTCTTCAAGGACGTCTTCCCCCGCTTCCGCACCATGCGCGGCTACCACGTGGCCCGCAAGGCCGGCTGGGACTGTCACGGCCTGCCGGTGGAGCTGGCGGTCGAGAAGGAGCTCGGCTTCACCGGCAAGAAGGACATCGAGGCGTACGGCATCGCCGAGTTCAACGCCAAGTGCCGCGAGTCCGTGACCCGGCACACCGACGCCTTCGAGGCGCTCACGACCCGCATGGGCTACTGGACCGACCTCCACGACCCCTACCGCACCATGGACCCGGAGTACATCGAGTCCGTCTGGTGGTCGCTGAAGGAGATCTTCAACAAGGGCCTGCTGGTCCAGGACTACCGCGTGGCCCCCTGGTGCCCCCGCGACGAGACGGGCCTGTCGGACCACGAGCTGGCGCAGGGCTACGAGACGATCGTCGACCCTTCCGTGTACGTCCGTTTCCCGCTCACCTCCGGTCCGCTCGCCGGCCAGGCCGCGCTCCTGGTCTGGACGACGACCCCCTGGACCCTGGTCTCCAACACGGCCGTGGCCGCGCACCCCGAGGTCACATACGTCGTCGCGACCAACGGCGAGGAGAAGCTCGTCGTCGCCGAACCGCTCGTCGCCAAGGCGCTCGGAGAGGGCTGGGAGACCACCGGCCAGACCTTCACGGGCGCCGAAATGGAGCGCTGGACCTATCAACGTCCGTTCGAGCTCGTGGAGTTCCCGGAGCCGGCCCACTACGTGGTCAACGCCGAGTACGTCACGACCGAGGACGGTACGGGCCTGGTCCACCAGTCCCCCGCCTTCGGCGAGGACGACCTCAAGGTCTGCCGCGCCTACGGCCTGCCCGTCGTGAACCCCGTCCGCAGGGACGGCACGTTCGAGGAGGACGTCCCCCTGGTCGGCGGCGTCTTCTTCAAGAAGGCGGACGAAAAGCTCACCGAGGACCTCCAGCAGCGCGGCCTCCTCTTCCGGCACGTCCCGTACGAGCACAGCTACCCGCACTGCTGGCGCTGCCACACCGCGCTCCTCTACTACGCGCAGCCGTCCTGGTACATCCGCACCACCGCCGCCAAGGACCGCCTCCTCCAGGAGAACGAGAACACCAACTGGTTCCCCGAGACGGTCAAGCACGGCCGGTACGGCGACTGGCTGAACAACAACATCGACTGGGCGCTGTCCCGCAACCGCTACTGGGGCACCCCGCTGCCGATCTGGCGCTGCGAGGACGACCACCTCACCGTCGTGGGCTCCCGCGCGGAGCTCACCCAGCTGACCGGCACGGACCATTCCGGCCTCGACCCGCACCGCCCGTTCATCGACGAGGTCACCTTCGCGTGCCCCCAGTGCCAGAAGACGGCCACGCGCGTGCCGGAGGTCATCGACGCCTGGTACGACTCGGGTTCGATGCCGTTCGCGCAGTGGGGCTACCCGTACAAGAACAAGGAGCTGTTCGAGTCCCGCTACCCGGCGCAGTTCATCAGCGAGGCCATCGACCAGACACGAGGCTGGTTCTACACGCTGATGGCCGTCGGCACCCTGGTCTTCGACCAGTCGTCGTACGAGAACGTCGTCTGCCTCGGTCACATCCTCGCCGAGGACGGCCGCAAGATGTCCAAGCACCTGGGCAACACCCTCGAGCCGATCCCCCTGATGGACCGGCACGGCGCGGACGCGGTGCGCTGGTTCATGGCGGCCGGCGGCTCCCCGTGGGCGGCCCGTCGCGTGGGCCACGGCACGATCCAGGAGGTCGTCCGCAAGACGCTCCTGACGTACTGGAACACAGTCGCCTTCCAGGCCCTGTACGCCCGTACGTCGAACTGGGCGCCCAGCGAGGCGGACCCGGCCCCGGCCGACCGCCCGGTCCTGGACCGCTGGCTGCTGTCCGAACTGCACGCGCTGACCGACCAGGTGACCCAGTCCCTGGAGTCGTACGACACCCAGCGCGCCGGCAAGCTCCTGTCGGCGTTCGTCGACGACCTGTCCAACTGGTACGTACGCCGGTCCCGGCGCCGCTTCTGGCAGGGCGACAAGGCCGCGCTGCGCACGCTGCACGAGGTCGTCGAGACGGTCACCAAGCTGATGGCCCCGCTGACCCCGTTCATCACCGAGCGGGTCTGGCAGGACCTGGTCGTGCCGGTCACCCCCGGCGTCCCGGAGTCCGTGCACCTGGCCTCCTGGCCGGAGGCGGACCTCTCCGCCATCGACCCGGAGCTGTCGAAGCAGATGGTCCTGGTGCGCCGGCTCGTCGAGCTGGGCCGTGCCACGCGCGCGGAGTCGGGTGTGAAGACCCGTCAGCCGCTGTCCCGGGCGCTCATCGCCGCGACCGGCTTCGGCTCCCTCGACCGTGAACTGCACGCGCAGATCACGGAGGAACTGAACGTGAGCGCGCTCGCCTCCCTCAGCGAGGTCGGCGGCAGCCTGGTCGACACCACGGCCAAGGCCAACTTCCGCGCCCTCGGCAAGCGTTTCGGCAAGCGCGTCCAGGACGTGGCCAAGGCCGTTGCCAACGCCGACGCGGCCGCGCTCTCCCTCGCCCTGCGCGAGGGCACGGCGTCGGTCGAGGTCGACGGCGAGACGATCACGCTCGCCCCAGATGAGGTGATCATCACGGAGACCCCGCGCGAGGGCTGGTCGGTGGCGTCCGACTCCGGTGCGACGGTGGCGCTGGACCTGGAGATCACGGAGGAACTCCGCCAGGCGGGCCTGGCCCGTGACGCGATCCGCCTGATCCAGGAGGCCCGCAAGAACAGCGGTCTCGACGTGGCCGACCGCATCGCGCTCCGCTGGACGGCCACGGACCCGGCCGTGATCGCGGCCCTGTCCGAGCACACGTCCCTGATCGCCGACGAGGTCCTTGCCACGGACTTCGCCCAGGGTGAGGCGGACGACACCTACGGCACCCCGTTCACCGACGAGGGCCTGTCCCTGACGTTCCGCCTGCGCAAGGCGTAA
- a CDS encoding TraR/DksA family transcriptional regulator, protein MVAKKTAVQQSASGRSTHARASGGEAKGAAAKAVKTVGTAAKSVAKKAAVKSTRAGGEKAVAKKAAPRKASGAKKARAAPGGRAAAEEVSARRPPAETPVGGTAEATKGVGKASVTKKASATKRASAPKRATAVQTAVAKKAGAHKKASATKKAVTKKAVTKKAATKKAVTKKAATKKAVTKKAVAKKTAAKGTAAAKSAAMGTAATKGAGREAAAKDVVVEETAARKKSVAKDTAASKSAAKDTAPTKGAGKETAAKDIAVEETAATEAGVPQGDSGQGTSGKNTLTKRAARKSTAKKAGAAEAAKQTGATTVVAKKTPGTATAAKTALPNARVSAVEPGELAVRPGEDPWTPEEVSEARAELTAEALRLRTEITTSEESLVGLMRDSGDGAGDDQADTGTKNITRESEMALAANAREMLLQTERALGRLDAGTYGLCENCGNPIGKARMQAFPRATLCVECKQKQERRY, encoded by the coding sequence ATGGTGGCGAAGAAGACCGCCGTACAGCAGTCGGCGTCGGGCCGGTCCACACATGCCCGTGCCTCCGGCGGCGAGGCCAAGGGTGCGGCTGCCAAGGCCGTGAAGACGGTCGGAACGGCGGCGAAGAGCGTCGCGAAGAAGGCCGCCGTCAAGAGCACGCGCGCGGGTGGTGAGAAGGCAGTGGCGAAGAAGGCGGCGCCCCGGAAGGCGAGCGGCGCCAAGAAGGCCAGGGCGGCTCCCGGCGGGCGGGCAGCCGCGGAGGAGGTCTCGGCCAGGAGACCGCCGGCCGAGACGCCTGTCGGCGGGACGGCAGAGGCCACCAAGGGCGTCGGCAAGGCCTCGGTCACGAAGAAGGCCTCCGCCACGAAGAGGGCTTCGGCGCCGAAGAGGGCGACGGCCGTCCAGACGGCGGTCGCCAAGAAGGCTGGGGCCCACAAGAAGGCCTCCGCCACGAAGAAGGCGGTCACGAAGAAAGCGGTGACGAAGAAGGCAGCCACGAAGAAAGCGGTGACGAAGAAGGCAGCCACGAAGAAAGCGGTGACGAAGAAGGCGGTCGCGAAGAAGACCGCAGCGAAGGGCACGGCCGCGGCCAAGAGCGCGGCCATGGGTACGGCCGCGACGAAGGGCGCGGGGAGGGAGGCGGCCGCGAAGGACGTCGTGGTCGAGGAGACGGCCGCCAGGAAGAAATCCGTGGCGAAGGACACGGCCGCGAGCAAGAGCGCGGCCAAGGACACGGCCCCGACCAAGGGTGCGGGGAAGGAGACGGCCGCGAAGGACATCGCGGTCGAGGAGACGGCCGCCACGGAGGCCGGTGTCCCGCAGGGGGACTCCGGGCAGGGCACCTCCGGGAAGAACACCCTCACGAAGAGGGCGGCCAGGAAAAGCACGGCCAAGAAGGCGGGCGCGGCCGAGGCCGCGAAGCAGACGGGAGCCACGACAGTGGTTGCGAAGAAGACTCCTGGCACGGCCACGGCGGCGAAGACCGCCCTACCCAACGCGCGTGTCTCCGCGGTGGAGCCCGGCGAGCTCGCGGTGCGCCCGGGTGAGGACCCCTGGACGCCCGAAGAGGTCTCCGAGGCGCGCGCGGAGCTCACGGCCGAGGCCCTGCGGCTGCGTACCGAGATCACCACCTCGGAGGAGTCCCTGGTGGGTCTCATGCGGGACTCCGGGGACGGCGCCGGCGACGACCAGGCCGACACCGGGACCAAGAACATCACGCGCGAGAGCGAGATGGCCCTGGCGGCCAACGCGCGCGAGATGCTCCTCCAGACCGAACGCGCCCTGGGGCGGCTCGACGCCGGCACCTACGGCCTGTGCGAGAACTGCGGCAACCCCATCGGCAAGGCGCGCATGCAGGCCTTCCCGCGCGCGACCCTGTGCGTGGAGTGCAAGCAGAAGCAGGAACGCCGGTACTGA
- a CDS encoding cell division protein SepF, translated as MAGAMRKMAVYLGLVEDDGYDGRGFDPDDDFEPELDPEPERDRRRHEPSHQSHQAIQPERDESVRVVQPSMPRDSVPRSTSLAAESVRPARIAPVASITQERASLEKNAPVIMPKVVSEREPYRITTLHPRTYNEARTIGEHFREGTPVIMNLTEMDDTDAKRLVDFAAGLVFGLHGSIERVTQKVFLLSPANVDVTAEDKARIAEGGFFNQS; from the coding sequence ATGGCCGGCGCGATGCGCAAGATGGCGGTCTACCTCGGCCTCGTGGAGGACGATGGGTACGACGGCCGCGGTTTTGACCCCGACGACGACTTCGAACCGGAACTCGACCCGGAGCCCGAGCGGGACCGCCGACGGCATGAGCCGTCTCACCAGTCACATCAGGCGATTCAGCCCGAAAGGGATGAATCGGTCAGAGTCGTGCAGCCCTCGATGCCGCGCGACTCGGTGCCCCGATCCACTTCGCTGGCCGCGGAATCGGTGCGTCCCGCGCGCATCGCGCCCGTGGCATCCATCACACAAGAACGCGCAAGCCTGGAGAAGAACGCACCGGTGATCATGCCCAAGGTCGTGTCGGAACGAGAGCCTTACCGGATCACCACGCTTCACCCCCGGACCTACAACGAGGCCCGTACCATCGGGGAACACTTCCGTGAGGGCACCCCGGTGATCATGAATCTGACTGAGATGGATGACACAGACGCCAAGCGACTTGTCGACTTTGCGGCCGGTTTGGTGTTTGGTCTTCACGGCAGCATCGAGCGGGTGACGCAGAAGGTGTTCCTGTTGTCGCCTGCTAACGTCGATGTCACGGCGGAGGACAAGGCCCGCATCGCAGAGGGCGGGTTCTTCAACCAGAGCTGA
- a CDS encoding DivIVA domain-containing protein, translated as MPLTPEDVRNKQFTTVRLREGYDEDEVDAFLDEVEAELTRLLRENEDLRAKLAAATRAAAQNQQNMRKPPEQQDQQQGGMPGQGMPQQGMRGPGPGAPVPAGISGPPQQQMGGPMGGPPQLPSGAPQLPAGPGGGQGGPQGPGQMGQGPMGQGQMGQGQMGQGQMGQGQMGQGQMGQGPMGQGPMGGQSPMQQQMGGPMGGPMGGPMGGPGQGPGGDSAARVLSLAQQTADQAIAEARSEANKIVGEARSRAEGLERDARAKADALERDAQEKHRVAMGSLESARATLERKVEDLRGFEREYRTRLKSYLESQLRQLETQADDSLAPPRTPATASLPPSPAPSMAPAGASAPSYGGNQGMGGGPSPAGPSYGGQQQMSPAMTQPMAPVRPQGPGPMGQAPSPMRGFLIDEDDN; from the coding sequence ATGCCGTTGACCCCCGAGGACGTGCGGAACAAGCAGTTCACGACCGTCCGCCTCCGAGAAGGCTATGACGAGGACGAGGTCGATGCCTTCCTCGACGAGGTCGAAGCCGAACTGACGCGCCTGCTGCGCGAGAACGAGGACCTGCGCGCCAAGCTGGCCGCGGCGACGCGTGCTGCTGCCCAGAACCAGCAGAACATGCGCAAGCCCCCGGAGCAGCAGGACCAGCAGCAGGGTGGCATGCCCGGACAGGGAATGCCGCAGCAGGGCATGCGTGGGCCAGGTCCCGGCGCTCCCGTGCCGGCCGGCATATCCGGTCCGCCGCAGCAGCAGATGGGCGGCCCCATGGGCGGCCCGCCCCAGCTGCCGAGCGGTGCGCCGCAGCTGCCTGCCGGCCCCGGCGGTGGCCAGGGCGGCCCGCAGGGTCCCGGTCAGATGGGCCAGGGTCCCATGGGTCAGGGTCAGATGGGCCAGGGTCAGATGGGCCAGGGTCAGATGGGCCAGGGTCAGATGGGCCAGGGCCAGATGGGCCAGGGTCCGATGGGTCAGGGCCCCATGGGCGGTCAGTCGCCCATGCAGCAGCAGATGGGTGGCCCGATGGGCGGCCCCATGGGCGGTCCGATGGGCGGCCCCGGTCAGGGCCCCGGGGGCGACAGCGCCGCCCGTGTCCTCTCGCTGGCCCAGCAGACCGCCGACCAGGCGATCGCCGAGGCTCGTTCCGAGGCCAACAAGATCGTCGGCGAGGCCCGTTCGCGTGCCGAGGGTCTCGAGCGTGACGCCCGTGCCAAGGCGGACGCGCTGGAGCGGGACGCGCAGGAGAAGCACCGCGTCGCGATGGGCTCCCTCGAGTCCGCCCGCGCCACGCTGGAGCGCAAGGTCGAGGACCTGCGCGGCTTCGAGCGCGAGTACCGTACCCGTCTGAAGTCGTACCTCGAGTCGCAGCTGCGTCAGCTGGAGACCCAGGCCGACGACTCGCTGGCTCCGCCGCGTACCCCGGCGACCGCGTCGCTGCCGCCGTCCCCGGCGCCTTCCATGGCTCCGGCCGGTGCGAGCGCGCCGTCGTACGGTGGCAACCAGGGCATGGGCGGCGGTCCTTCGCCGGCCGGCCCGTCCTACGGCGGCCAGCAGCAGATGTCTCCCGCGATGACCCAGCCGATGGCGCCGGTACGGCCGCAGGGTCCTGGTCCGATGGGACAGGCTCCCTCGCCGATGCGAGGCTTCCTCATCGACGAGGACGACAACTGA
- a CDS encoding Na+/H+ antiporter: MDQLALLFALLLGALISVPVGDRFGLPAPVLMTLLGIVLAVLDFVPNVDIPPELILPILLPPLLYAAVRRTSWRQFAANKRPIFLLAVALVFVTTLCVAVVAQAIVPGLPVAAAVALGALVAPPDPVAATAVAGQLGLPRRLVSILEGEGLFNDVTAIVLYHVAVAAAVSGSFTAGKAVFELVLSAVVAVAVGLALGWGANKLMDLLGDATLQIGLTVLVPYASYVLAEELHGSGVLAVLTTALFIAEYATDADDVMTRLAGHTFWDIVDTLVTGVAFGLIGLELHNAIRTASGRWGEMLGWAAAIVAVVVLVRLLWLLPATWLTKRMHAKRDIDEEIPMGWRETVVMWWSGMRGVASVALALAIPLETDSGAGFPDRDEIVFIAFGVIMATLVLQGLTLPWLVKRLGVRADSEGEMEFEKTLAVRAAKAAKKRLREIENVEDLPEELSEQMLRRAFEIGVRISPEMGDEERRETRRRLKRVRRIHGEMLSAARHEVLAARSEPGADPEIVDRVLRHLDVRSLR; the protein is encoded by the coding sequence GTGGATCAGTTGGCCCTGTTGTTCGCGTTGCTGCTGGGGGCTCTGATCAGCGTCCCGGTGGGAGACCGGTTCGGGTTGCCGGCGCCGGTGCTGATGACGCTGCTCGGGATCGTGCTCGCGGTACTGGACTTCGTACCGAATGTCGATATTCCACCCGAGCTGATCCTGCCCATTCTGTTGCCGCCCTTGCTCTATGCGGCGGTGCGTCGGACGTCGTGGCGGCAGTTCGCGGCCAACAAGCGGCCGATCTTCCTGCTCGCCGTCGCGCTCGTGTTCGTCACCACCCTGTGCGTCGCCGTCGTCGCGCAGGCGATCGTGCCGGGGCTGCCGGTCGCCGCCGCCGTCGCGCTCGGGGCGCTGGTCGCGCCGCCCGACCCGGTCGCCGCCACCGCCGTGGCCGGCCAACTCGGGCTGCCCCGGAGGCTGGTGTCCATCCTGGAGGGCGAGGGGCTCTTCAACGACGTGACGGCGATCGTGCTCTACCACGTGGCCGTCGCCGCAGCCGTCAGCGGCTCGTTCACGGCCGGGAAGGCCGTCTTCGAGCTGGTGCTCTCCGCCGTGGTCGCCGTCGCCGTGGGGCTCGCGCTGGGCTGGGGGGCCAACAAGCTGATGGATCTGCTGGGGGACGCCACGCTCCAGATCGGGCTGACGGTACTCGTGCCGTACGCCTCCTACGTGCTCGCCGAGGAGCTCCACGGCTCCGGGGTGCTCGCGGTGCTGACCACCGCCCTGTTCATCGCCGAGTACGCCACCGACGCCGACGACGTGATGACCCGGCTCGCCGGGCACACCTTCTGGGACATCGTCGACACGCTCGTGACCGGGGTGGCCTTCGGGCTCATCGGACTCGAACTGCACAACGCCATCCGGACCGCGTCCGGACGCTGGGGCGAGATGCTCGGCTGGGCCGCCGCGATCGTGGCCGTGGTCGTGCTCGTACGGCTGCTGTGGCTGTTGCCGGCGACCTGGCTCACCAAACGCATGCACGCCAAGCGGGACATCGACGAGGAGATCCCGATGGGATGGCGGGAGACCGTCGTCATGTGGTGGTCCGGGATGCGAGGCGTGGCGTCCGTGGCGCTGGCGCTGGCCATCCCGCTGGAGACCGACTCGGGGGCGGGCTTCCCCGACCGGGACGAGATCGTGTTCATCGCGTTCGGGGTGATCATGGCGACCCTCGTGTTGCAGGGGCTGACTCTGCCGTGGCTGGTGAAGCGGCTGGGGGTGCGGGCGGACAGCGAGGGGGAGATGGAGTTCGAGAAGACCCTCGCGGTCCGGGCGGCGAAGGCGGCCAAGAAGCGGCTGCGGGAGATCGAGAACGTGGAGGACCTGCCCGAGGAACTGTCGGAGCAGATGCTGCGGCGGGCGTTCGAGATCGGTGTGCGAATCTCTCCCGAGATGGGGGACGAGGAGCGGCGCGAGACCCGGCGGCGGCTCAAGCGGGTGCGGCGCATCCACGGCGAGATGCTGAGCGCGGCTCGGCACGAGGTGCTGGCGGCGCGGAGCGAGCCGGGGGCCGATCCCGAGATCGTGGACCGGGTGTTGCGGCATCTTGACGTTCGCAGTCTGCGGTGA
- a CDS encoding RluA family pseudouridine synthase, which translates to MSTVPEIRTLPVPDGLEGERVDAAISRMFGFSRTKAAEIAAAGKVTVDGSVVGKSERVHGGAWLEVEMPQAAAPVQIVAEPVEGMEIVHDDDDVVVIVKPVGVAAHPSPGWTGTTVIGGLAAAGYRISTSGAAERQGIVHRLDVGTSGLMVVAKSERAYTSLKRQFKERTVDKRYHTLVQGHPDPTSGTIDAPIGRHPQHDYKWAVTAEGKPSVTHYDLIEAFRAASLLDVKLETGRTHQIRVHMAAHRHPCVGDLTYGADPTLAKRLRLTRQWLHAVRLGFEHPGDGEWVEFASDYPEDLQQALDLVREETYG; encoded by the coding sequence GTGAGCACCGTTCCCGAGATCCGTACCCTGCCCGTGCCCGACGGCCTGGAGGGCGAGCGCGTCGACGCCGCCATCTCCCGCATGTTCGGCTTCTCCCGGACCAAGGCGGCCGAGATCGCCGCCGCGGGGAAGGTCACGGTCGACGGGTCGGTGGTCGGGAAGTCCGAGCGGGTGCACGGCGGGGCCTGGCTGGAGGTCGAGATGCCACAGGCCGCCGCGCCGGTGCAGATCGTCGCCGAGCCGGTCGAGGGCATGGAGATCGTCCATGACGACGACGACGTGGTCGTGATCGTCAAGCCGGTGGGTGTCGCCGCGCATCCCAGCCCCGGCTGGACCGGGACGACCGTGATCGGCGGGCTCGCAGCCGCCGGGTACCGCATCTCGACCTCCGGTGCCGCCGAGCGCCAGGGCATCGTGCACCGGCTCGACGTGGGTACCTCGGGGCTGATGGTCGTGGCCAAGTCGGAGCGGGCGTACACCTCGCTCAAGCGGCAGTTCAAGGAGCGCACGGTCGACAAGCGGTACCACACGCTCGTCCAGGGCCACCCGGACCCGACCAGCGGCACCATCGACGCACCCATCGGCCGCCACCCCCAGCACGACTACAAGTGGGCGGTCACGGCCGAGGGCAAGCCGTCCGTGACGCACTACGACCTCATCGAGGCGTTCCGCGCGGCCTCCCTGCTCGACGTGAAGCTGGAGACCGGACGAACCCACCAGATCCGCGTCCACATGGCGGCCCACCGTCACCCCTGCGTCGGCGACCTGACGTACGGCGCCGACCCGACGCTCGCCAAGCGGCTCCGGCTGACCCGGCAGTGGCTGCACGCCGTGCGGCTCGGCTTCGAGCACCCCGGGGACGGGGAGTGGGTGGAGTTCGCGAGCGACTATCCGGAGGATCTGCAGCAGGCCCTGGATCTGGTGCGCGAGGAGACCTACGGGTGA
- the lspA gene encoding signal peptidase II: MTEAERIIGTPDTPEAAGAEPEQDQTARPRGRRRIAVLFTVALFAYALDLVSKMIVVAKLEHHEPIEIVGDWLRFEAIRNAGAAFGFGEAFTVIFTVIAAAVIVVIARLARKLYSLPWAIALGLLLGGAFGNLTDRIFRSPGVFEGAVVDFIAPKHFAVFNLADSAIVCGGILIVLLSFKGLDPDGTVHKD; encoded by the coding sequence GTGACAGAGGCGGAGCGCATCATCGGTACGCCGGATACCCCAGAGGCGGCGGGGGCGGAGCCGGAGCAGGACCAGACGGCGCGGCCCAGGGGCAGGCGCCGGATCGCCGTGCTGTTCACGGTGGCCCTGTTCGCGTACGCCCTCGACCTGGTCAGCAAGATGATCGTGGTCGCCAAGCTGGAGCACCACGAGCCGATCGAGATCGTCGGGGACTGGCTGAGGTTCGAGGCGATCCGCAACGCGGGTGCGGCCTTCGGCTTCGGTGAGGCCTTCACCGTGATCTTCACGGTGATCGCGGCGGCCGTGATCGTGGTCATCGCCCGGCTCGCCCGCAAGCTCTACAGCCTGCCGTGGGCGATCGCGCTCGGTCTGCTGCTCGGCGGCGCGTTCGGCAACCTCACCGACCGGATCTTCCGCTCCCCGGGCGTGTTCGAGGGCGCGGTCGTCGACTTCATCGCGCCCAAGCACTTCGCCGTCTTCAACCTCGCCGACTCGGCGATCGTGTGCGGCGGCATCCTGATCGTGCTGCTGTCGTTCAAGGGACTCGACCCCGACGGCACGGTCCACAAGGACTGA
- a CDS encoding YggT family protein — MSVFAQVIYIALMVFLIVLIFRLVMDYVFQFARSWQPGKAMVVVLEATYTVTDPPLKLLRRFIPPLRLGGVALDLSFFVLMIIVYILISITGNLAR; from the coding sequence ATGAGCGTGTTCGCGCAGGTGATCTACATCGCGCTGATGGTGTTCCTCATCGTGCTCATCTTCCGGTTGGTCATGGACTACGTCTTCCAGTTCGCCCGCTCGTGGCAACCCGGCAAGGCGATGGTGGTCGTTCTGGAGGCCACCTACACTGTCACCGATCCACCGTTGAAGCTTCTGCGGCGGTTCATCCCGCCGCTGCGTCTCGGGGGCGTGGCGCTCGACCTGTCCTTCTTCGTGCTGATGATCATCGTCTACATCCTCATCTCCATCACGGGAAACCTGGCGAGGTGA